A stretch of the Sorangium aterium genome encodes the following:
- a CDS encoding pentapeptide repeat-containing protein, with the protein MIRQVFGATRFNAPGSFTGLDFSPDSKTLVALVTGEKRTKVHRFAVDDGRALDEQTVIGCFTGVFALPDSDLLLWARGSIARLDQDGELSWKLGEKATKKFAFATVSADGAIVATYGGDSVASVFDARTGKRLHDLREPAGEIFAFAFSPDGATFATGGQKGIVRVFDRESKEELAQRKSSKILVLAFSPDGSVLAGGHGQGDVHLWDGASLEPVRLLGSHRFQEDYGSGEQDAGPAGCRWLAFLADGKTVVSQGNDRYFRWWKRSGAEIRRVRTPRHHAYGQGPAMALSRDGKWLAAGSTASGIGIWTSDGEPASSELGIDAPHAIALSRERVVVAGSSGIWSWRRTDGTVSERRARGPAALANLPQGELLIVEPQNALVVREITDKGEAIFANDAISPQRVAAVSRDGKTVMLPVASNVELWDRARGVRAAALSHDAKVSACTFGSDDTWAVSVSDAVRIWRLDDPETPVHTIELESGAPEYCGGVAVSRVGWIAVSIDRDISNHSSDSALVFIDPRSGEVTATLSHPDKRLGQVAFIDDARAVVVDSAGRTRTADAETGKWLDEPEAPEDVEFHGFEILPLTASEDGTEIAHIDGHGNLAIRPIEGAKERVAPFDLGFTPLAEKKPQGMFEERLVGICILYAGRFQSSAMDVRTSREFREDMLIELGGAVAKKAKDATHFVGARIPYAKHVPSKAETEIDARIAKGDKVIKLSEKKLIEMLLPTFEESRAMLRGEVKDGIERWNRWRSRWRTLSGGFVQLSGIDLTGADLRKADLMVIPFEEAKLSDARLEGVDLYDCVFRRADLRGAALEGARCGRVVFSNADLREAKLAGAEFTGAEFDGADLRGADFRDADLRYAKLTGAKLDGAKFDGAKLPQ; encoded by the coding sequence ATGATCCGACAGGTCTTCGGCGCGACCCGCTTCAACGCGCCCGGCAGCTTCACTGGTCTCGATTTTTCTCCGGACTCCAAGACGCTCGTGGCTCTCGTGACCGGCGAGAAGCGCACGAAGGTGCATCGCTTCGCCGTCGACGACGGTCGTGCCCTCGACGAGCAGACGGTGATCGGTTGCTTCACTGGCGTCTTCGCGTTGCCTGACAGCGACCTTCTCCTGTGGGCGCGCGGATCCATCGCGCGCCTCGACCAGGACGGCGAGCTCTCGTGGAAGCTCGGAGAGAAGGCGACGAAGAAGTTCGCCTTCGCGACCGTGAGCGCCGACGGCGCGATCGTCGCGACCTACGGCGGAGACTCCGTCGCCAGCGTCTTCGACGCGCGTACCGGCAAACGACTTCACGACCTGCGCGAGCCCGCAGGCGAGATCTTCGCGTTCGCCTTCTCACCCGACGGAGCGACGTTCGCGACCGGCGGACAGAAGGGCATCGTCCGCGTCTTCGATCGCGAGTCGAAGGAGGAGCTCGCCCAGCGAAAGAGCTCCAAGATCCTCGTACTCGCGTTCTCACCCGACGGCAGCGTGCTCGCCGGCGGCCACGGACAAGGCGACGTCCACCTCTGGGACGGCGCGTCGCTCGAGCCCGTCCGCCTCCTGGGCTCGCATCGCTTCCAGGAAGATTACGGCTCGGGCGAGCAGGACGCGGGGCCGGCCGGTTGTCGCTGGCTCGCGTTCCTGGCCGACGGCAAGACGGTGGTCTCGCAAGGCAACGATCGCTACTTTCGCTGGTGGAAGCGCAGCGGCGCCGAGATCCGTCGCGTCCGAACGCCTCGCCACCACGCGTACGGCCAGGGCCCCGCGATGGCGCTCTCGCGCGACGGGAAGTGGCTCGCCGCAGGCTCGACGGCGTCTGGAATCGGCATCTGGACCTCGGACGGTGAGCCGGCTTCGAGCGAGCTCGGGATCGACGCGCCGCACGCGATCGCGCTGAGCCGCGAGCGCGTCGTCGTCGCCGGCTCGTCGGGGATCTGGTCCTGGCGAAGGACCGACGGCACGGTCAGCGAGCGGCGCGCGAGGGGCCCCGCTGCGCTCGCGAACCTCCCGCAGGGAGAGCTGCTCATTGTCGAGCCCCAAAACGCCCTCGTGGTGCGCGAGATCACCGACAAGGGCGAGGCGATCTTCGCGAACGACGCGATCTCTCCCCAGCGCGTGGCGGCGGTCTCGCGCGACGGAAAGACGGTGATGCTCCCCGTCGCGTCGAACGTCGAGCTCTGGGACCGCGCGCGCGGCGTCCGCGCCGCGGCGCTCTCGCACGACGCCAAGGTGTCGGCGTGCACGTTCGGGTCCGACGACACCTGGGCCGTCTCGGTGTCCGACGCGGTCCGGATCTGGCGGCTCGACGATCCGGAGACACCCGTCCATACGATCGAGCTGGAGAGCGGTGCGCCCGAGTACTGCGGCGGCGTCGCCGTCTCGCGCGTCGGATGGATCGCTGTCAGCATCGATCGTGACATCAGCAATCATTCGTCGGACAGCGCGCTCGTCTTCATCGATCCGCGTTCGGGTGAGGTGACAGCCACCCTCTCCCATCCAGACAAGCGCCTCGGGCAGGTCGCGTTCATCGACGATGCCCGCGCGGTCGTCGTCGACTCCGCGGGCCGTACGAGGACGGCCGACGCCGAGACGGGCAAATGGCTCGACGAGCCCGAGGCTCCGGAAGACGTTGAGTTCCACGGCTTCGAGATCCTCCCGCTCACCGCCTCCGAAGACGGAACCGAGATCGCGCACATCGACGGGCACGGCAACCTCGCCATCCGCCCGATCGAAGGCGCGAAGGAGCGTGTCGCTCCCTTCGATCTCGGCTTCACCCCGCTGGCAGAGAAGAAGCCGCAGGGCATGTTCGAGGAGCGCCTCGTCGGGATATGCATTCTCTATGCAGGCAGATTCCAGAGCTCGGCGATGGATGTGCGCACGTCGCGCGAGTTCCGCGAAGACATGCTGATCGAGCTCGGCGGCGCGGTCGCGAAGAAGGCGAAGGACGCGACGCACTTCGTCGGCGCGCGTATTCCGTACGCGAAGCACGTCCCGTCGAAGGCGGAGACCGAGATCGACGCGCGCATCGCCAAGGGCGACAAAGTCATCAAGCTGAGCGAGAAGAAGCTCATCGAGATGCTGCTCCCTACGTTCGAAGAGTCGCGCGCGATGCTGCGAGGCGAGGTCAAAGACGGCATCGAGCGCTGGAACCGCTGGCGGTCGCGCTGGCGCACGTTGAGCGGCGGGTTCGTGCAGCTCTCGGGCATCGATCTCACGGGAGCCGACTTGCGAAAGGCAGACCTCATGGTGATCCCGTTCGAAGAGGCGAAGCTCTCGGACGCGCGCCTCGAGGGGGTCGATCTCTACGACTGCGTCTTCCGCCGCGCCGACCTCCGCGGGGCGGCTCTCGAAGGCGCTCGCTGCGGCCGCGTCGTCTTCTCGAACGCCGACCTCCGCGAAGCGAAGCTGGCCGGCGCCGAGTTCACCGGCGCCGAGTTCGACGGCGCCGACCTCCGCGGCGCCGACTTCCGCGACGCGGACCTGCGGTACGCGAAGCTCACTGGCGCCAAGCTCGACGGCGCCAAGTTCGACGGCGCCAAGCTGCCGCAGTAG
- a CDS encoding GDSL-type esterase/lipase family protein: MDWNVRSAARRMVARVSCLALLTAACSADPETAAGGAGGGGGTGGAGGSSQPEASSSSASAGSTAISAGSTGGAGAGGDAPAGSGGSAGSSGGPSGSGGAGSGGAGGAGPLQDITIWIAGDSTVASGQTPCPTGWGGQFAALFDERVTVVNSAVGGRSVRTWLYNVKTTMDSAGECELERDSSGEPVLQSRWVQMLDGMKRGDTLFIQFGINDGSSTCDRHVGLNAFKSSYGMMARAAEERGAQPVFVTPVSAISCNGSTARGTRGGYVTATHEAGKEYGVPVIDLHELSIALYNTLGFCPVPGGDVSATTSGPVGEFFCDDHTHFSRSGAVQIAKLMAGAVRDQKLGLAAYLE, encoded by the coding sequence ATGGACTGGAACGTTCGATCGGCCGCGCGCCGGATGGTTGCCCGGGTGTCCTGTCTCGCGCTGCTCACCGCCGCCTGTTCCGCCGATCCGGAGACGGCAGCGGGCGGCGCCGGCGGAGGCGGAGGGACGGGCGGCGCGGGCGGGAGCTCGCAACCAGAAGCGAGCAGCTCGAGCGCGAGCGCGGGCAGCACCGCGATCTCGGCCGGCTCCACGGGCGGCGCGGGGGCCGGGGGCGACGCGCCCGCCGGCTCGGGAGGCTCGGCGGGATCTTCAGGTGGGCCGAGCGGTAGCGGCGGCGCGGGCAGCGGCGGCGCGGGCGGCGCGGGGCCGCTGCAGGACATCACGATCTGGATCGCGGGGGACTCGACGGTCGCCAGCGGGCAGACCCCCTGCCCGACCGGCTGGGGTGGCCAGTTCGCGGCGCTCTTCGACGAGCGGGTCACCGTGGTGAACAGCGCCGTCGGGGGCCGCAGCGTGCGCACGTGGCTCTACAACGTGAAGACCACCATGGATAGCGCGGGGGAGTGCGAGCTCGAGCGTGACTCGAGCGGCGAGCCCGTACTGCAGAGCAGGTGGGTCCAGATGCTCGACGGCATGAAGCGGGGCGATACCCTGTTCATCCAGTTCGGCATCAACGACGGCTCGAGCACGTGCGATCGGCACGTGGGGCTCAACGCCTTCAAGTCGAGCTACGGGATGATGGCCCGAGCCGCAGAGGAGCGAGGCGCCCAGCCCGTGTTCGTGACCCCCGTGAGCGCGATCTCCTGCAACGGGAGCACGGCCCGGGGGACGCGCGGCGGCTACGTGACCGCGACCCACGAGGCGGGCAAGGAGTACGGCGTGCCGGTGATCGACCTGCACGAGCTCAGCATTGCGCTCTACAACACCCTGGGCTTCTGCCCTGTCCCCGGGGGCGACGTGAGCGCGACGACCAGCGGCCCCGTCGGCGAGTTCTTCTGCGATGATCACACGCACTTCTCGCGCTCCGGCGCGGTGCAGATCGCGAAGCTCATGGCCGGAGCCGTCCGCGATCAGAAGCTCGGCCTGGCTGCGTACCTCGAGTGA
- a CDS encoding sensor histidine kinase, producing MNSWDPLGAAEQAAVADEILSVLRHDLRNRFAIVRNASFYIRRKVARDAAYTADPRIEEFFGIIDEEVVAASARLEESVDAARVFNRRSVCVSAAGCVRRAAACARIGTSGARIVLSAQDGDVEADPIELAVAVRCLIESAVESTPGDGVVTVRGTASGARYCIEVTDTAPAACEADSEAILRPFYTTKPGHSGLGLNIARRVTRRYGGTLAVEQRAPGTSVVIALPLAATPVLGDVGSEPAP from the coding sequence ATGAACAGCTGGGATCCCCTGGGTGCAGCGGAGCAGGCTGCGGTCGCGGACGAGATCCTGTCCGTGCTGCGTCACGACCTGCGCAACCGCTTTGCGATCGTCCGGAATGCGTCGTTCTATATCAGGCGGAAGGTCGCGCGGGACGCGGCCTACACGGCGGACCCGAGGATCGAGGAGTTCTTCGGGATCATCGACGAGGAGGTGGTCGCGGCGAGCGCGCGGCTCGAGGAGTCGGTCGACGCCGCGAGGGTCTTCAACCGCAGGAGCGTGTGCGTGAGCGCGGCGGGCTGCGTGCGCCGCGCGGCGGCGTGCGCGCGCATCGGCACGTCCGGGGCCCGCATCGTCCTCTCGGCTCAGGACGGCGACGTCGAGGCCGATCCGATCGAGCTCGCCGTCGCGGTGCGGTGCCTGATCGAGAGCGCCGTGGAGTCGACGCCGGGGGACGGCGTGGTCACGGTCCGGGGCACCGCGAGCGGCGCGCGGTACTGCATCGAGGTCACGGACACGGCGCCCGCCGCCTGCGAGGCCGACAGCGAGGCGATCCTGCGGCCGTTCTACACGACCAAGCCGGGTCACTCCGGCCTGGGGCTGAACATCGCCAGGCGGGTCACCCGCCGCTACGGCGGGACGCTCGCCGTCGAGCAGCGGGCGCCCGGCACGTCGGTCGTCATCGCGCTGCCGCTCGCCGCCACGCCGGTGCTCGGCGACGTCGGATCGGAGCCGGCGCCGTGA